The sequence below is a genomic window from Bacteroidales bacterium MB20-C3-3.
TGAGGGCAGACATCCTTACATCCGGGAGGCCGTTTGGCGCCTACCTCTACGCCTCGAATGACCTGAAAAGCTGGAGACTCGTAAGCTATAAGCAGGTAGGCAAGGACACAGCAAACATAAGACTTGACAGGGTGCACACATCTTATAGGTATTACATAATCGCAGCTGGAGGATATGTCAGAGCGAATAGTAATATATCTTATTTCGAAATTGAAGCTGAAGAAAAATTATCAGGAAAAATCAGATAACAAAAGGCCCTGTATGCGAACTACAGAGCCTTAATGAACCTAAACTTAAACTATGAGAATACAATTGCAAATGTAATTGATGCTTCTGTTAATATGCGATTTCTTGTGTAATTGTTATTGACGAGTTATTTACAGCCATTATATTTTTGCTATCTATCTCATTATCTTTTATTTATACGAAACACATAAATTAGTATCCTTTGATTTACAAGCACTTATAATTCTTGTTAATTAAACTTAAAAGGTATTATTTAATATTGTCGCCTACTCATTTAATTTATAACTTTACAGTTTACACATATAAGTCATTAAAGATGAGTAAAACAAAGGCTCAAAATAAGAGTTTGCAATTAGCTAAAGAGCATAAAAAAGACGAGTTCTACACGCAACTTTCGGACATAGAAAGAGAGTTAAAGTATTACAAACATCACTTTAAAGATAAGGTTGTGTATTGTAATTGCGATGACCCAAGAGTGAGTAATTTCTTTCATTATTTTTCTTACAACTTCGAGAAACTTGGGCTAAAAAAGCTTATTACCACCTGCTACAAAAACCAAAACATGGATTTGTTTAGCCAAAACGACAGCGAACAAGCCATTTATTTGGAATATACAGGTGATAAGAATGGTAATAATGTTCCTGATCCAAATGAAATTGGGATTAAATACTTGAAAGGTGATGGTGATTTTCGTAGCAAAGAAAGCATCGAACTACTCAAACAAGCTGATATTGTTGTAACCAATCCTCCATTCTCTCTATTTCGTGAGTATGTTTCGCAACTTATAGAATATGATAAAAAATTTGTAATTGTAGGACACCAAAATGCAATAAAATACAAAGAAATTTTCCCTTTAATCAGGGATAACAAGATTTGGTTGGGTTACGGTTTTAAGGGTGGTGCAGGGCATTTTATCAATGAACATTATGAAGATTATGCAACTGCAACAGACCGAAAAGAAGGAATGATCAGAGTTTCAGGGGTTCATTGGTTTACAAACCTTGAAATCAATAAACGGCACGAAGATTTGATTCTCTATAAAAAATACACGCCTGAAGAATATCCTAAGTTTGAAAATTATGATGCGAT
It includes:
- a CDS encoding adenine-specific methyltransferase EcoRI family protein, with product MSKTKAQNKSLQLAKEHKKDEFYTQLSDIERELKYYKHHFKDKVVYCNCDDPRVSNFFHYFSYNFEKLGLKKLITTCYKNQNMDLFSQNDSEQAIYLEYTGDKNGNNVPDPNEIGIKYLKGDGDFRSKESIELLKQADIVVTNPPFSLFREYVSQLIEYDKKFVIVGHQNAIKYKEIFPLIRDNKIWLGYGFKGGAGHFINEHYEDYATATDRKEGMIRVSGVHWFTNLEINKRHEDLILYKKYTPEEYPKFENYDAINVDVTKDIPVDYDGMIGVPITFMDKYNPDQFEIIGVGIANLGLEIGIQPYKPEHKKYRKEIQKRGAVDGDLYMMIDGVVTVPYSRIIIKRKKK